The following coding sequences lie in one Pseudomonas sp. B33.4 genomic window:
- a CDS encoding heavy metal sensor histidine kinase, protein MRSRSIAWRLALAFALVCALVLSAIGVFLYRSLASEIAYRDDLALLGRLEQVRALLADSDSLGALQARPRLYQNMLGNLDSLLLVRRADGSGVIAINPRQRDLPALHAIPREQTPQRPDVLTWQAPDGAELALLSGEAQGPNGEPLTIIAGKVLSEREQMLGSYRMRLYLSVGLGALLAFALGLLLLRRGLPPLRQLSEAVRGIDLRSLDQRLPANGTPAELLEPVQALNGMLARLDDSVQRLSQFSADLAHEIRTPLHTLLASNGQALNHPRSTEEYQEVLASNMEEFERLKRMAENLMFLARAEQAERALNLQILDLPSVGSELCDYFEALADDREVRLDNQLRGELLADQQLLQRALGNLLANAVRHADQGSVISLRRRDEPGECWLQVHNHGPAIAQEHLSKLFDRFYRVDPSRAEPGDSGGLGLAIVQSIMQLHGGQVRVISDADGTVFELGFVVN, encoded by the coding sequence ATGCGCTCTAGGTCGATCGCCTGGCGCCTGGCGCTGGCGTTCGCATTGGTCTGCGCTTTGGTGCTGAGCGCCATTGGGGTGTTTCTCTATCGCTCGCTGGCCTCGGAAATCGCCTACCGCGACGACCTCGCGTTGCTCGGTCGACTGGAGCAAGTGCGCGCCTTGCTCGCCGACAGCGACAGCCTAGGTGCTTTGCAGGCGCGGCCTCGGCTGTATCAGAACATGCTCGGCAATCTCGACAGCCTGCTACTGGTGCGCCGCGCCGACGGATCGGGCGTGATCGCGATCAATCCACGGCAACGCGATTTGCCCGCATTACACGCCATCCCCCGCGAGCAAACGCCACAGCGTCCCGATGTATTGACCTGGCAAGCGCCGGACGGTGCTGAACTGGCGCTGTTGTCCGGCGAAGCGCAGGGCCCGAACGGCGAGCCGCTCACGATCATTGCCGGCAAAGTGCTGAGCGAGCGCGAGCAGATGCTCGGCAGCTATCGCATGCGCTTGTACCTTTCGGTTGGACTCGGCGCGTTGCTCGCTTTTGCCTTGGGTTTGCTGTTGCTGCGTCGGGGCCTGCCACCGTTGCGGCAGTTGAGCGAAGCGGTGCGCGGCATCGATCTGCGTAGCCTTGATCAACGCCTGCCCGCCAATGGCACGCCCGCCGAATTGCTTGAACCAGTGCAGGCGCTCAACGGCATGCTGGCGCGACTGGACGACAGCGTGCAGCGCCTGTCGCAATTCTCCGCTGACCTCGCCCACGAGATTCGTACGCCGCTGCACACCTTGCTGGCGAGCAACGGCCAGGCGCTGAATCATCCGCGCAGCACCGAGGAGTATCAGGAAGTGCTGGCGTCGAACATGGAAGAGTTCGAACGGCTCAAGCGCATGGCGGAAAACCTGATGTTCCTCGCCCGGGCAGAACAGGCCGAACGCGCGCTGAATCTGCAAATCCTGGATTTGCCCAGTGTTGGCAGTGAACTGTGTGATTACTTTGAAGCCTTGGCGGATGACCGCGAGGTGCGGCTGGACAATCAATTGCGCGGTGAATTGCTTGCCGATCAGCAATTGCTGCAACGAGCACTCGGCAATCTGCTGGCCAATGCCGTGCGTCATGCCGATCAAGGATCGGTGATCAGTCTGCGTCGCCGCGACGAGCCGGGTGAGTGCTGGTTGCAAGTGCACAACCATGGCCCCGCGATTGCGCAGGAGCATCTGAGCAAACTGTTCGACCGCTTCTACCGCGTTGATCCGTCGCGTGCAGAACCGGGGGATTCGGGTGGGTTGGGGTTGGCGATCGTGCAGTCGATCATGCAGTTGCATGGGGGACAGGTGCGGGTGATTAGTGATGCTGACGGCACTGTTTTTGAGCTGGGGTTTGTGGTGAATTAA
- a CDS encoding ABC transporter substrate-binding protein, translating into MNFPFKRVLSLFAAPALAGLLAFTAHADELKEIRIAVPDLSAGTQHSGGGVVDVLRDQQIFEKAFAEQGIKIQWSFFKGAGPVINEAFANGQVDLAYLGDLAAIIGKSNGLDTRLLSASARGVKQYLGVVPGSGIKTLQDLKGKRVAIFRGTATQLSFDAALASQGLSEKDLKVINLDFNAAVAALAAKQIDASWGSSGLTALQAKGLAELPLNTKDLGGAGSVQSVLVGTGKFVDAHPEVVAKLLKAQQQAVEWLTQDSNKAAYVQLVSGLASYPPVILTQDLQDQKLSEVFPSTLDPVFLGSLQDKVDLAAQQKLIRKPFKVNDWVAPELAAAKL; encoded by the coding sequence ATGAACTTTCCCTTCAAACGTGTTCTCAGTCTGTTTGCCGCTCCTGCTCTGGCGGGCCTGCTGGCGTTCACCGCGCATGCCGACGAACTCAAGGAAATCAGAATCGCCGTGCCCGACCTGAGCGCCGGAACCCAGCACAGCGGCGGCGGTGTGGTGGATGTGTTGCGCGATCAGCAGATTTTCGAAAAGGCCTTCGCTGAGCAGGGCATCAAGATTCAGTGGAGTTTCTTCAAAGGCGCCGGGCCGGTGATCAATGAGGCATTCGCCAATGGCCAGGTTGATCTGGCGTATCTGGGCGATCTGGCGGCAATCATCGGCAAGTCCAATGGCCTCGATACGCGGTTGCTCAGCGCCAGTGCGCGTGGAGTAAAACAGTATCTTGGCGTGGTGCCGGGGTCAGGGATCAAGACTCTGCAGGATCTGAAAGGCAAGCGCGTGGCGATCTTCCGTGGCACGGCAACGCAGCTGTCGTTTGATGCGGCGCTGGCCAGTCAGGGTTTGAGCGAGAAGGATCTGAAGGTCATCAATCTGGATTTCAACGCAGCGGTCGCGGCGTTGGCAGCCAAGCAGATCGATGCGTCCTGGGGCAGTTCCGGGTTAACCGCATTGCAGGCCAAAGGGCTGGCCGAACTGCCGCTCAACACCAAGGATCTCGGCGGTGCGGGTAGTGTGCAGTCGGTGCTGGTCGGCACGGGCAAGTTTGTCGATGCGCACCCGGAAGTCGTGGCCAAGCTGCTCAAGGCCCAACAGCAGGCTGTTGAGTGGTTGACGCAGGACAGCAACAAGGCTGCTTACGTGCAATTGGTCTCAGGATTGGCGAGTTATCCGCCGGTGATTCTGACGCAGGATCTGCAGGATCAGAAGTTGAGCGAAGTGTTCCCATCGACGCTGGATCCGGTGTTCCTTGGCAGTCTGCAGGACAAGGTCGATCTGGCGGCGCAGCAGAAGCTGATTCGCAAGCCGTTCAAGGTGAATGATTGGGTGGCGCCTGAGTTGGCGGCGGCCAAACTCTGA
- a CDS encoding AraC family transcriptional regulator: MKEPTSLASWTRALRKQLDALGLDSIALCQQAGLDPNLMDDPNARYPLSGTTRLWEIAVQVSGDPAIGLRVSRFVSPTTFHALGYALVASGSLREVFERIVRYHPVVSDALELELSRGDDRYQFRLKIPSGNPAPAFEAIDAFTAIYVRTCRNRLGRDYAPLAVYLRRPEPSDAHQWHKVFRAPVHFGCAEDRLEFALTDFDSHLDDANPELAEHNEAVLKRTMAQLQPLTWERKVRDAIEEQLPEGEPSAERIAQALHLSLRSLQRHLADEGCRFDTLLNESRENLALLHLRDPQCSLSEVSYLLGFADTSSFSRAFKRWTGMTPGQFRDGLR; encoded by the coding sequence ATGAAGGAACCGACCTCCCTCGCCAGCTGGACCCGTGCCTTGCGCAAACAACTCGATGCGCTGGGACTGGACAGCATTGCCCTGTGCCAGCAGGCCGGGCTCGACCCGAATTTGATGGACGATCCCAACGCGCGCTATCCACTGTCCGGCACCACGCGCCTGTGGGAAATTGCCGTGCAGGTCAGTGGCGATCCGGCGATTGGCTTGCGCGTGTCACGCTTCGTCAGCCCAACCACGTTCCATGCCCTCGGCTATGCGCTGGTCGCCAGCGGCAGTTTGCGCGAGGTGTTTGAACGCATCGTGCGCTATCACCCGGTGGTCAGTGATGCGCTGGAACTGGAGCTGAGTCGTGGCGACGACCGCTATCAATTCCGTCTGAAAATTCCGTCAGGCAATCCGGCGCCAGCCTTCGAAGCCATCGACGCGTTCACCGCGATCTACGTGCGCACCTGCCGCAATCGCCTCGGCCGCGATTACGCGCCACTCGCCGTGTATCTGCGCCGCCCGGAACCGAGCGATGCGCACCAATGGCACAAAGTCTTCCGCGCCCCGGTGCATTTCGGCTGTGCCGAGGATCGTCTGGAGTTCGCCCTCACCGACTTCGACAGCCACCTCGACGACGCCAACCCGGAACTCGCCGAACACAATGAAGCGGTGCTTAAACGCACGATGGCCCAGCTCCAGCCGCTGACTTGGGAGCGCAAGGTGCGCGATGCCATCGAAGAACAATTGCCGGAAGGTGAGCCAAGTGCTGAGCGAATTGCTCAGGCCTTGCACCTGAGTTTGCGCAGCTTGCAACGGCATCTGGCGGATGAGGGTTGTCGCTTTGATACATTGCTCAATGAAAGCCGTGAGAACCTCGCACTGCTGCACCTGCGCGATCCGCAGTGCTCGTTGAGTGAGGTGAGTTATTTGCTCGGGTTCGCCGACACCAGCAGCTTCAGCCGCGCGTTCAAGCGCTGGACAGGGATGACGCCGGGGCAGTTTCGTGATGGGTTGCGCTGA
- a CDS encoding ABC transporter permease produces the protein MARQSLLSLPLPVPPLKSRRTWPSLNQRLLPWLLPLSLFALWWLAARNEWMSEQILPAPSLVWNSAVELSQGELWSHLWISLQRLFWGLLAGISAGAVLGAALGFNRRLERLIFPTFAGLSQIPTLAWIPLFMVFFGIGEVLKLVVLIKAVVVPVTLHTLVGVRDAQPKLREAAAVLRLPPHLLIRRLVLPAALPAFMAGVRLALAAGWTSLLAVELLASSEGIGYLMVWARQLFMLDIVFVCIVVIGVIGVAMDRGIGLLDRKLVHWPHPATAEIRRGPRYEGWQRLQPWLLPLSLLALWQLASEQQWVDANILVSPLAVLITAWDGLLDGTLISGMALSLGRTLGGLLLGGGLGFALGLLLGLSNISERLLGPTLAALRQIAIFAWVPLLTAWFGLGELAKWVFVALAAFFPLFIATQRSVANLSPQLNEAAQVLRLSLGQRLRRLVLPGAAPGIFAGLRLSLIYAWLGTIGAEYFMPSNGGIGSQMIGAQQLLRMDLIMAGMLFVGLTGALLNLIGQRLEIRATRWRHA, from the coding sequence ATGGCCCGCCAATCCTTGCTCAGTCTCCCCCTACCCGTGCCGCCGCTGAAAAGCCGCCGTACCTGGCCCAGCCTGAACCAACGCCTGTTGCCATGGCTGCTGCCGCTCAGCCTCTTCGCTCTGTGGTGGCTGGCCGCACGCAATGAATGGATGAGCGAGCAGATCCTGCCCGCGCCGTCGCTGGTGTGGAACAGTGCTGTCGAGCTGTCTCAAGGCGAATTGTGGAGCCATTTGTGGATCAGCCTGCAACGTTTGTTCTGGGGTTTGCTCGCAGGGATTTCGGCGGGTGCTGTGCTCGGCGCCGCGCTGGGATTCAATCGTCGTCTTGAACGTTTGATCTTCCCCACCTTCGCCGGACTTTCGCAAATACCGACGCTGGCGTGGATCCCGCTGTTCATGGTGTTTTTCGGCATCGGCGAAGTGCTGAAACTGGTGGTGCTGATCAAAGCCGTCGTGGTGCCGGTGACCCTGCATACGCTGGTCGGCGTGCGTGACGCACAACCGAAATTACGTGAAGCCGCCGCTGTTTTACGTCTGCCGCCGCATCTGCTGATTCGTCGCCTGGTTCTGCCCGCCGCTCTTCCCGCGTTCATGGCCGGCGTGCGTCTGGCGCTGGCGGCTGGCTGGACATCGTTACTGGCAGTCGAACTGCTCGCCTCCAGCGAAGGCATCGGCTACCTGATGGTCTGGGCGCGGCAGTTGTTCATGCTCGACATCGTTTTCGTGTGCATCGTGGTGATCGGTGTAATCGGCGTGGCGATGGATCGCGGCATCGGTCTGCTCGACCGCAAACTGGTGCACTGGCCGCACCCCGCCACCGCCGAAATTCGTCGCGGCCCGCGTTATGAAGGCTGGCAGCGCCTGCAACCGTGGCTGCTGCCGCTGAGCCTGCTGGCGCTGTGGCAATTGGCGAGTGAGCAGCAGTGGGTCGACGCCAACATTCTGGTCAGCCCATTGGCGGTGTTGATCACTGCCTGGGACGGTCTGCTCGATGGCACGCTGATCAGCGGTATGGCCCTCAGTCTTGGTCGTACACTCGGTGGCCTGTTGCTCGGCGGCGGTCTCGGGTTTGCCCTGGGCCTGTTGCTGGGTCTGTCGAACATCAGCGAACGCCTGCTCGGCCCGACCCTCGCCGCCCTCCGTCAGATCGCCATCTTCGCCTGGGTGCCGCTGCTCACCGCGTGGTTCGGTCTCGGTGAACTGGCCAAGTGGGTGTTCGTCGCCCTCGCCGCCTTCTTTCCGCTGTTTATCGCCACCCAACGCAGCGTCGCCAACCTCTCGCCACAACTCAACGAAGCCGCTCAAGTGTTGCGTCTTAGCCTCGGCCAACGCCTGCGTCGGCTGGTACTGCCGGGTGCCGCGCCGGGAATTTTCGCCGGCCTCAGACTGAGCCTGATCTACGCCTGGCTCGGCACTATCGGCGCGGAATACTTCATGCCGTCCAACGGCGGCATCGGCAGCCAGATGATCGGCGCACAACAACTGCTGCGCATGGATTTGATCATGGCCGGCATGCTTTTCGTCGGTCTCACCGGCGCCCTGCTCAACCTCATTGGCCAACGCCTGGAAATTCGCGCGACCCGCTGGAGACACGCATGA
- a CDS encoding ABC transporter ATP-binding protein, which translates to MNAPIVSFKHVGKFFDVDGFELEAIREFNLDIAEGEFVAIVGSSGCGKSTLLRLLVGLDTQFRGQITVDGKAVSGIGGERGIVFQEHRLFPWLTVADNIGLGLVNEPLSAAQKQQRINDFIDLVGLRDFTRAYPHQLSGGMAQRVAIARGLVASPRILLLDEPFGALDALTRQQMQDELLAIRDRAKITTILVTHDVEEAIFLADRVVVMEPRPGRIKQVVDIALPHPRQRSSFDFHQLREELLHELTSDDHYQPSVPVQIRDLPLTFIAC; encoded by the coding sequence ATGAACGCACCGATTGTCAGCTTCAAACATGTAGGCAAATTCTTCGACGTCGACGGTTTCGAACTGGAGGCGATTCGCGAATTCAACCTGGACATTGCCGAGGGCGAGTTTGTCGCAATTGTCGGTTCCAGCGGCTGCGGTAAATCGACGTTACTGCGGTTACTGGTGGGCCTTGATACGCAGTTTCGCGGGCAGATTACCGTTGACGGCAAAGCCGTCAGCGGCATCGGCGGCGAGCGCGGCATCGTCTTTCAGGAGCACCGTTTGTTTCCGTGGTTGACCGTCGCTGACAACATCGGCCTGGGCCTGGTCAACGAGCCGCTGAGCGCTGCGCAGAAGCAACAGCGGATCAACGATTTCATCGATCTGGTCGGCCTGCGCGATTTCACCCGCGCCTACCCGCACCAGCTCTCTGGCGGCATGGCGCAACGTGTAGCGATCGCTCGCGGCCTGGTTGCCAGCCCCAGAATTCTGCTGCTCGACGAACCGTTCGGCGCTCTCGACGCGCTGACCCGCCAGCAGATGCAGGACGAGCTGTTGGCGATCCGCGACCGCGCAAAAATCACCACGATCCTCGTCACCCATGACGTCGAAGAAGCGATCTTCCTCGCCGACCGCGTGGTGGTGATGGAGCCGCGTCCGGGGCGGATCAAGCAAGTGGTCGACATCGCCCTGCCGCACCCGCGCCAGCGCAGCAGTTTCGACTTCCATCAGTTGCGTGAAGAGCTGCTGCACGAGCTGACCAGTGACGACCATTACCAACCGAGCGTGCCGGTGCAGATCCGCGATCTGCCGCTGACGTTCATTGCCTGCTGA
- a CDS encoding heavy metal response regulator transcription factor, producing MRLLVVEDEAKTANFLAKGLGESGFAVDVALNGLDGRYFIEQQEYDLIILDVMLPGLNGWQLLQLIRQRGATPVLFLTAKDAIEDRVRGLELGADDYLLKPFAFAELLARVRTLLRRGPMREAESYTIADLEIDVLRRRVSRGGQRIALTNKEFALLQLLASRQGEVLSRTLIASQVWNLNFDSDTNMVEVAVRRLRAKVDDPYMPKLIHTVRGVGYQLEAPDDAL from the coding sequence ATGCGTTTGCTGGTCGTAGAAGATGAAGCCAAAACCGCGAATTTCCTCGCCAAAGGCCTGGGCGAGTCGGGTTTTGCCGTGGACGTGGCGCTCAATGGTCTCGATGGTCGTTACTTTATCGAGCAACAGGAATATGACCTGATCATCCTCGACGTGATGCTCCCCGGCCTCAATGGCTGGCAATTGTTGCAGCTGATCCGCCAGCGCGGCGCCACGCCGGTGCTGTTCCTCACCGCCAAGGACGCCATCGAAGACCGTGTGCGCGGTCTCGAACTGGGTGCCGACGATTACTTGCTCAAACCCTTCGCCTTCGCTGAACTGCTTGCGCGGGTGCGCACGTTGCTGCGGCGCGGGCCGATGCGCGAAGCCGAGTCGTACACCATCGCCGACCTGGAAATCGACGTACTGCGGCGCCGCGTGAGTCGTGGTGGTCAGCGTATTGCCCTGACCAACAAGGAATTCGCCCTGCTGCAATTGCTCGCCAGCCGTCAGGGCGAAGTGCTCTCGCGCACGCTGATCGCCTCGCAGGTGTGGAACCTGAATTTCGACAGCGACACCAACATGGTCGAAGTGGCGGTGCGTCGTTTGCGCGCGAAAGTCGATGATCCGTACATGCCGAAACTGATCCACACCGTGCGCGGCGTCGGCTATCAACTGGAAGCGCCGGACGATGCGCTCTAG
- the uraH gene encoding hydroxyisourate hydrolase, with protein MNTLRMTFAALGLSAFSSLALAAGNPLSVHVLNLENGLPSPGINVTLEKHVGENWQPLAQGTTNEQGRIAELFPAKQPFEAGEYRVVFKTGEYFKKVKHDTFFPEIPVIFEVKQTDQHYHIPLLLSPYGFSTYRGS; from the coding sequence ATGAATACTTTGCGCATGACCTTCGCCGCGCTCGGCCTGAGCGCTTTTTCAAGCCTGGCGCTGGCCGCTGGCAACCCGTTGAGCGTGCACGTGCTCAATCTGGAAAACGGCCTGCCGTCGCCGGGCATTAACGTGACGCTGGAAAAACACGTCGGCGAGAACTGGCAGCCTCTTGCTCAAGGCACGACCAATGAACAAGGGCGCATCGCCGAACTGTTCCCGGCCAAGCAGCCTTTTGAAGCGGGTGAATACCGCGTGGTATTCAAAACCGGCGAATACTTCAAGAAGGTCAAGCACGACACATTCTTTCCGGAAATTCCGGTGATCTTCGAAGTGAAGCAGACCGATCAGCACTACCACATCCCGCTGCTGCTCAGCCCGTATGGTTTCTCGACCTATCGCGGCTCCTAA
- a CDS encoding fatty acid desaturase: MDGTSASRQRHNAAQRSAHIREVVLAKGVELRDRYPILKHQDALGAGILAFALIGMIGSATLYITGHMAWWACLLLNAFFASLTHELEHDLIHSMYFRKQRVPHNLMMGLVWLARPSTINPWIRRHLHLNHHKVSGTETDMEERAITNGEPWGFARLLMVGDNVMSAFIRMLRAKTWAHKFSIIKRTLKVYAPLALVHWGAWYVFLGFHAANGIAYLLGAPIEWSATTLSVMQVIDIAAVVIIGPNVLRTFCLHFISSNMHYYGDVELGNVLQQCQVLNPWWLWPLQAFCFNFGSSHGIHHFVVKEPFYIRQMTVPVAHKVMREMGVRFNDFGTFGRANRFVRRDEIAVSGEVVEA; the protein is encoded by the coding sequence ATGGACGGTACTTCTGCAAGTCGCCAGCGACACAATGCGGCCCAGCGATCAGCACATATTCGCGAAGTGGTGCTGGCCAAAGGCGTCGAATTGCGTGATCGCTACCCGATTCTCAAGCATCAGGATGCGCTGGGCGCGGGGATTCTGGCGTTTGCCCTGATCGGGATGATCGGCTCGGCGACGCTGTACATCACCGGCCATATGGCGTGGTGGGCGTGCCTGTTGCTCAATGCGTTTTTCGCTTCGCTGACCCATGAGCTGGAGCACGACCTGATCCACAGCATGTATTTCCGCAAGCAACGCGTGCCGCACAATTTGATGATGGGTCTGGTGTGGCTGGCGCGGCCGAGCACGATCAATCCGTGGATTCGTCGGCATCTGCACCTCAATCACCACAAGGTCTCCGGCACCGAAACCGACATGGAAGAACGCGCGATCACCAACGGCGAGCCGTGGGGTTTTGCGCGGTTGCTGATGGTTGGCGATAACGTGATGTCGGCGTTTATCCGCATGCTGCGGGCCAAGACCTGGGCGCACAAGTTCAGCATCATCAAGCGCACGCTGAAGGTCTACGCGCCGCTGGCGCTGGTGCATTGGGGCGCGTGGTATGTGTTTCTCGGTTTTCATGCGGCCAACGGCATCGCGTACCTGCTGGGTGCGCCGATCGAATGGTCAGCAACCACGTTGTCGGTGATGCAGGTAATTGATATCGCCGCTGTGGTGATCATCGGTCCGAACGTGTTGCGCACGTTCTGCCTGCACTTCATCAGCTCGAACATGCATTACTACGGGGACGTTGAACTGGGCAATGTGCTGCAACAGTGCCAGGTGTTGAACCCTTGGTGGTTGTGGCCGTTGCAGGCGTTCTGCTTCAACTTTGGCAGCAGTCACGGGATTCATCATTTTGTCGTGAAGGAACCGTTTTATATCCGCCAGATGACCGTGCCGGTGGCGCATAAGGTGATGCGTGAGATGGGCGTGCGGTTTAATGATTTCGGCACGTTTGGGCGGGCTAACCGGTTTGTTCGTCGGGATGAGATCGCGGTGTCTGGTGAGGTGGTGGAGGCCTGA
- a CDS encoding arylsulfatase produces MPQRPNFLVILADDLGFSDIGAFGGEIATPHLDALANNGLRLTDFHTAPTCSPTRSMLLTGTDHHIAGIGTMAETLTPDLIGKPGYEGYLNDRVVALPELLREAGYQTLMSGKWHLGLKAELAPHARGFERSFSLLPGAANHYGFEPTYDEQTPGLLKSTPALYIEDDTFIDELPKDFYSSDAFGDKLLQYLKERDQTRPFFAYLPFSAPHWPLQAPADIVEKYRGRYDAGPEVLRLERLEKLKELGLIEPDVEPHPLIQLTQQWDALSEEQKQISARAMEVYAAMVERMDWNIGRVVEYLRQQGQLDNTFILFMSDNGAEGALLEAFPKFGPELVTYLSQHYDNSLDNIGRANSYVWYGPNWAQVATAPSRLFKAFTTEGGIRVPALLHYPQLAIKGQISHGFGTVMDITPTILDLAGVRHPGKLWHGKPVAPLRGKSWLGFLSGETAQVHDEHTVTGWELFGRRAIRQGSWKAVWIPGPVGPAAWQLYDLSSDPGEIHDLALSQPQKLSALIGHWQQYVEETGVILSESPFQPD; encoded by the coding sequence ATGCCGCAACGTCCCAACTTTCTGGTGATTCTGGCCGACGATTTAGGCTTCTCCGACATCGGTGCGTTCGGCGGCGAAATCGCCACGCCGCACCTTGATGCCCTGGCCAACAATGGTCTGCGCCTGACCGATTTTCATACCGCACCGACCTGCTCGCCAACCCGTTCGATGCTGTTGACCGGCACCGACCACCACATCGCCGGCATCGGCACCATGGCCGAAACGCTGACCCCGGATCTGATCGGCAAACCGGGTTACGAGGGTTACCTTAATGACCGCGTCGTGGCGCTGCCAGAGCTGCTGCGCGAAGCCGGTTATCAAACGTTGATGAGCGGCAAATGGCACCTTGGCCTGAAAGCTGAACTGGCGCCGCATGCCCGGGGCTTCGAGCGTTCGTTTTCGCTGCTGCCCGGCGCGGCCAACCACTACGGCTTCGAGCCGACCTACGATGAGCAAACCCCAGGCCTGCTGAAATCCACGCCGGCGCTGTACATCGAGGACGACACCTTCATCGACGAACTGCCCAAGGATTTCTATTCCTCCGACGCCTTCGGCGACAAGTTGCTGCAGTACCTCAAGGAGCGTGACCAGACCCGGCCGTTCTTCGCCTATCTGCCGTTCTCCGCGCCGCACTGGCCGTTGCAGGCACCCGCAGACATCGTCGAGAAATACCGTGGTCGTTACGACGCCGGCCCGGAAGTGCTGCGTCTGGAGCGGCTGGAAAAACTCAAAGAACTCGGTCTGATCGAGCCGGACGTCGAGCCACATCCTTTGATTCAGTTGACCCAACAGTGGGACGCATTGAGCGAGGAACAAAAACAGATTTCCGCGCGGGCCATGGAGGTCTACGCAGCGATGGTCGAGCGCATGGACTGGAACATTGGCCGGGTCGTCGAATATCTGCGCCAGCAAGGGCAACTCGACAACACGTTCATCCTGTTCATGTCCGACAACGGTGCCGAAGGCGCGCTGCTTGAAGCGTTCCCGAAATTCGGCCCGGAACTGGTGACGTATCTCAGCCAGCACTATGACAACAGCCTCGACAACATTGGTCGGGCTAATTCCTATGTCTGGTACGGGCCGAACTGGGCTCAAGTGGCGACCGCGCCATCGCGGCTGTTCAAGGCGTTCACTACCGAGGGCGGGATTCGCGTGCCGGCGCTGCTGCACTATCCACAGCTGGCGATCAAAGGGCAGATCAGCCACGGTTTCGGCACGGTGATGGACATCACGCCAACCATTCTCGATCTCGCTGGCGTGCGTCATCCGGGCAAGCTCTGGCACGGCAAACCGGTGGCGCCGCTGCGTGGCAAATCGTGGCTGGGGTTCTTGTCCGGCGAGACCGCGCAGGTGCATGACGAGCATACGGTGACGGGTTGGGAGTTGTTCGGGCGCCGGGCGATTCGGCAGGGCTCATGGAAAGCGGTGTGGATTCCCGGGCCAGTGGGGCCGGCGGCGTGGCAGCTTTATGATTTGAGCAGTGATCCGGGGGAGATTCATGATCTGGCGCTGAGTCAGCCGCAGAAGCTCAGCGCGTTGATCGGGCATTGGCAGCAGTATGTCGAGGAGACTGGGGTGATCTTGAGTGAATCGCCGTTTCAGCCGGATTGA
- a CDS encoding heme-binding protein, with amino-acid sequence MTLKYLVASLAVSLSASVFASPELPRHADLDLKTAQLLANTAMSDCTGTVSVLDRGGNLLVTLRGDGVGPHNTVASQRKAYTALSTKTATRLFAERARSNPETANLNTLDELLLLGGGIPLFLGTELVGAMGVAGSGGGEQDENCAIKAAGKTGLAITRSQ; translated from the coding sequence ATGACCCTCAAATACCTTGTCGCCAGCCTGGCCGTCAGCCTCAGCGCCAGCGTGTTCGCAAGCCCTGAACTGCCACGCCATGCCGACCTCGACCTGAAAACCGCGCAACTGCTGGCCAACACGGCAATGAGCGATTGCACCGGCACGGTGTCGGTGCTCGACCGTGGCGGCAATCTCCTGGTGACCTTGCGCGGTGACGGCGTTGGCCCGCACAACACCGTTGCCAGCCAACGCAAGGCCTACACCGCGCTGTCGACCAAAACAGCGACCCGGTTGTTTGCCGAACGGGCTCGCAGCAATCCGGAAACCGCCAACCTCAACACCCTCGACGAACTGCTGTTGCTCGGCGGCGGCATTCCGCTGTTCCTCGGCACGGAACTGGTTGGCGCCATGGGCGTGGCCGGTTCCGGCGGCGGTGAGCAAGACGAAAACTGTGCAATCAAGGCTGCCGGGAAAACCGGTCTGGCCATCACCCGTTCCCAATAA